One Comamonas odontotermitis genomic window, GGGTTACCAGGGATATCGTGCAAGTATAGAGAGGGAGGGAGGAGAGCACGAACTCGGCGCAAATCGAGGAATCGATATTAGCGCATCACTATCGATTCTTGAAAAATATTTGTATTTTTTCTCGTTGCGGGGCAAAAAAAGAGCCTGCTATGCGCAGGCTCAAAGCTGAACTAACTTTTTGTCGTGGTATTCCCTCTCTCTATAAGGGTGCAATGATATATTAAATTTATAATAAATTGAATTTGATAATTTTTATAAATATCATTACTTGGCCGGTGGGTAGTGGGCGCGCGCCACTTTGGGCGAAGCCCAGCAGTGGCCCGAGCCCTTGCACTGCCGTCGTTGCTTTGCGAGATGCCCGTGAAAGCATTCTTGCACGCAGGCATTGCAGAAGTGAGGCAGCGAAACGCTCGCAGCAGTGCCAGCTTTCCAGGTCGCTTAGTCCAGGTTCGCTATCATGACTTCATGACCCATCCCTTGAGCCCCATTGCCAGCACCCTCTGCGCTCTTGCTGTCAGTGCCTGTGCGCAGACCGAGCCGCAGCCCCGCATTGGCATGCCCAACCCGGCCTCGGCATACTGCGTCAAGAGGGGTGGGGCATTGCAGATCAAGGATACGCCCCAGGGGCAGGTAGGCATCTGTGTGCTTCCCGACGGCTCGCAGATTGAGGAGTGGGAGCTTTTCAGGCGCGACCATCCGCTCTCGCCCAAGCAGTGAAAGCGCACTGGTGATAGGCTGCGAGGCAGTTAACATGGCCGAGTACCTCGTCGAAAGCCCTATCTATGTCGCCTCCATTGTACTGTCTCCTTTACACAAGCCAGATAGCCCCTGATCTGGACGTTCACCAGGTTGGACAGATCGTCAAGCAGGCCAGAGAACTCAACGCCATCCAGGGCATCACAGGGATACTGGTTTTCGACGGAGAGCGATTTGCGCAGTATGTCGAAGGACCCGCAGAGGCGATTTCACCCCTGGCCACCAAGCTGGCAGTGGATGCACGGCACAGGCATTTCAACCCGTTGCTGACGCAGGAACTTGCAGGGGAGCGCCGGTTCGCCAGCTGGGCGATGGGGTATTCCGATGTGGATATGGATGCGCTCGATATCGAAGCGCTGAGCAGCATGGAGGCCGGCAGGGCGCTTGAATACTTCTGCGCCACGACCACGGCCATCGATAGTTTGTAGCTGGCTCCTGATTGCAACCGCCGCAGCGGATGTTATGGCAAAGAAGCGGCATGGTTAAAAAGAGCTTCGTGTGGTAACGTTGGCTATCAGTAGATATCCAAAGCATGCAAGCCTGCGTTTTCAAACCGAATGAAATGCGCAATGAAAAGCGCAATTTGCACGGATTTTTCCGTACTTTCCTCACCCATCCATTGTCTTCCCATGAACAAAAACGCCTTTTTCCGAAACTTCGCTGTTGCCTGTGGACTGGCTGCATCGGCCATGCAGATTTCCGCGCAGGTGGCCCCCGCTTTTTTTCTGAATGACACGATCATCCGGAATATTCCGGCAAAGGATTTGCCTTCGTTTCGTTCGGCCCTGGGCAGCGTGCTGGAGAGCCCTCAGGATGGCGTGGCCAAGTCCTGGAGCAGCACCAACGCGGTGGCATCCAAGGCCATCAAGGTGGTTTTGACGCCTTTGCAGACGGCGCAGACAAAATCTGCCAACACATGCAGGCTGGTCAAGGCCGATGTGGCAAGAGGCAGCCAGTCGGAAAACTGGCAGTTCTGGTTCTGCAAGCAGGGTGACGGTGCCTGGAAGGCAAGCGGAAGCTCCACTCCGCGCTGAAGGACCGACGTATGGCGATCTCCAAACCTACCAAGGGCAATTGCATGCATTCCTGCAGGAGCCGGTTCCTTGGTATCAAGCCATTGCTTCTCAGCCTGGCGTTGCTGAATGCACTGCCCGGCGCGTCGGCATGCACGAGGCTGGTCTTTCTGGGCGATGGCGGGCAAGTGGTCACCGCGCGCTCCATGGACTGGAAGAGCGATATCACGAGCAACCTGTGGGTGATGCCGCGCGGTATGGCGAGAAGCGGTGAAGCAGGGCCGAATTCGCTGCGCTGGACGTCGCGTTATGGCAGTGTCGTCACATCGGGCTATGACATCTCCACAACCGATGGCGTCAATGAGGCGGGCCTGAGCGCCAACCTGCTGTGGCTCGTGGAGTCGCAGTACCCCAAATTCGATTCGAACAGCAAGCCGGGGTTGAGCATCGCTGCCTGGGCACAGTATGTTCTGGATAATTTTGCGACCGTCGAAGAGGCGGTGGCCGCCTTGCAACAGCAGCCTTTCACCATTGTCACGGATAGCGTTCCAGGCGAAAGCCGGCTGGCTACGCTGCATCTGTCGATATCGGACGCCAGCGGTGACAGCGCCATCGTTGAATATATTGATGGGCGTCAAGTCATTCGCCACAGCCGCAGCTACCAGGTAATGACGAACTCGCCTGTTTTTGACCAGCAACTGGCGCTCAACAGCTATTGGCAGCAGGTGGGTGGAACGACGATGTTGCCGGGCACCAATCGCGCAGCAGACCGCTTTGCCCGCGCCTCGTTCTATGTAAACGCCATTCCCAAGGACCAGGATGCCAACAAGACGCTTGCAAGCGTCTTCAGCGTCATCCGCAATGTCTCGGTGCCCTATGGCTTGACCACCCCTGGCGAGCCCAATATCTCGTCGACGCGCTGGCGCACCGTGTTTGACCACCAACGCAAGCTGTATTTCTTTGAGTCGGCACTCACGCCCAATACCTTCTGGGTGGATCTCAAGCGCATCGATTTCAGCAGCGGCAAGGGAAAGGTGCTCAAGCTTGATCTGGGGCCCAACCAGGACCATCCCTTTGCCGGGGATGCCACCAGTGCCTTCAGGCCTGCCGAGCCGTTCAGGTTTCTCGGAATCTGAACGCTGCGGGGGTGTGAGCGCGTTCCGCAATCACAAGGCTTGATCTTCATGCGGGGCCCACGCTGTGGGCCTTTTTCATGGCTGCTCGCTCTCCAACGATTCCAGGGTTGACTGCGCATTGGGGTAGCCACTGTCCCTCGCTTTTCGTGCCCAGTAGATGGCTCTCTCGTAGTTGTTCTCATGCCGGTAGATCTGGGCCAGGATGTATTGCGAAGACGGGTAGCCCAGCTCGCCGGACATCAAGAGCCACTCCATGGCCTTTGGCTGGTCATTGGCGGTAGATCGGTAGTACGTATACACGTTGAAGGCGGCTCTGCCGTCACCGTTGTTGGCCAGTCCTTTCTGGCGTGTCAACTCGGCTGCTGACATGGTTGGAATGCCGGTGATGGATGCCTTTGAATCGTACCGGATGCCCGTGTCCGGGGGCGGGCGGTTGAAATGAGGAATATTGGTGCATGAGGCGACGCTCAGAACTGCAAGTGATGCGATCAGGTGGTGTTTCATGGATTGCCAATTTGCCTTGGTTTAGAGGGTGTGCCGTTCAGCGCTGGCTCAATCGCCCAGTATCAGCAGCTCCGCCAGCCGCTGCTGCAGCCATAGCGCGGTGCCGTCCAGCGTTGCGCCCTGCAGGCTGAGCATGCGCACGGCCAACGGTGGCAGGCGCAGTTCCGGGCAATCGAGTGCGACGATGCGCGGCTCGATGCCCGGTGCCTCGGCAATGTTGCGTGGCAGGATGCCCCAGCCTATGCCGTCGGCCAGCATGTCGGCGAGCACGTAAAAGCTCTCCGAACGCCAGATGCGCGGGCTGATCACGAGGTCTTCAACGTCTTCGATGTGCATCACCAACTGGCGGTGGCTGGCCAGGTCCTCGCGGGTGATGCGGGTCTTTGCAGCCAACGGATGGTCTCGCGCCACGAACACCATCTGCGGCACGCCTGCCACATAGCTCTGGGCAAACTGCGCGTCCGCAGGCCCGCGCACGAACTGGAAGGCCAGCGCCGCCTGGCGCGACTGCACGGTTTGGGCCACCTCGGCTGCAGTGCCATTGAGCAGGGTCAATTCCAGCGCAGGAAACTGCTGCGCCAGCTCCCGTAGCAGTCTGGCGATTGGTGGGTAGGGCAGGGCCTCGTCAATGGCCACGCACAGCTGTGCGGCCTGACCGGCGGCCAGCGCCTGGGCGCGCAGATCGAGCGCCTGGGCCTGGTTGAGCAGGGCCCGCGCCTCCACCAGCATGACTTCCCCCGCCGGCGTGAGGTGCACCGAGCGCCCGATGCGCTGGAACAGCGCCAGCCCCAGGTCCGCCTCCAGCAGGCCCATGGCCATGCTCACTGCCGACTGGGCGCGCCCCAGCCGCCGCGCAGCCTGGGTCATGGAGCCGCAGTCGGCCACGGTGACGAATTGGTTCAGGCGCTCAAGAGTCCATTCCATGCATCAATTTTACTGATTAATCTAAGCTTTTATCAAATATAAAAATGATAGACCATGGGGTTTTATTCAAGACAACCTCCCTCCACAAGAGGATTC contains:
- a CDS encoding putative hemolysin, which produces MTHPLSPIASTLCALAVSACAQTEPQPRIGMPNPASAYCVKRGGALQIKDTPQGQVGICVLPDGSQIEEWELFRRDHPLSPKQ
- a CDS encoding BLUF domain-containing protein, which produces MYCLLYTSQIAPDLDVHQVGQIVKQARELNAIQGITGILVFDGERFAQYVEGPAEAISPLATKLAVDARHRHFNPLLTQELAGERRFASWAMGYSDVDMDALDIEALSSMEAGRALEYFCATTTAIDSL
- a CDS encoding linear amide C-N hydrolase — protein: MHSCRSRFLGIKPLLLSLALLNALPGASACTRLVFLGDGGQVVTARSMDWKSDITSNLWVMPRGMARSGEAGPNSLRWTSRYGSVVTSGYDISTTDGVNEAGLSANLLWLVESQYPKFDSNSKPGLSIAAWAQYVLDNFATVEEAVAALQQQPFTIVTDSVPGESRLATLHLSISDASGDSAIVEYIDGRQVIRHSRSYQVMTNSPVFDQQLALNSYWQQVGGTTMLPGTNRAADRFARASFYVNAIPKDQDANKTLASVFSVIRNVSVPYGLTTPGEPNISSTRWRTVFDHQRKLYFFESALTPNTFWVDLKRIDFSSGKGKVLKLDLGPNQDHPFAGDATSAFRPAEPFRFLGI
- a CDS encoding tetratricopeptide repeat protein, with the translated sequence MKHHLIASLAVLSVASCTNIPHFNRPPPDTGIRYDSKASITGIPTMSAAELTRQKGLANNGDGRAAFNVYTYYRSTANDQPKAMEWLLMSGELGYPSSQYILAQIYRHENNYERAIYWARKARDSGYPNAQSTLESLESEQP
- a CDS encoding LysR family transcriptional regulator: MEWTLERLNQFVTVADCGSMTQAARRLGRAQSAVSMAMGLLEADLGLALFQRIGRSVHLTPAGEVMLVEARALLNQAQALDLRAQALAAGQAAQLCVAIDEALPYPPIARLLRELAQQFPALELTLLNGTAAEVAQTVQSRQAALAFQFVRGPADAQFAQSYVAGVPQMVFVARDHPLAAKTRITREDLASHRQLVMHIEDVEDLVISPRIWRSESFYVLADMLADGIGWGILPRNIAEAPGIEPRIVALDCPELRLPPLAVRMLSLQGATLDGTALWLQQRLAELLILGD